One segment of Cardiocondyla obscurior isolate alpha-2009 linkage group LG13, Cobs3.1, whole genome shotgun sequence DNA contains the following:
- the LOC139107690 gene encoding putative leucine-rich repeat-containing protein DDB_G0290503 isoform X3 gives MSRLRRDSKEDCETKDSESDSNSVNSTAPTSDVFDTKKLRPRKVSISSDMSELDGDMSQTPGKRVTRQSTSSLVGTPTRITRATSKRLNRATSELQSPSLSGRVTRNTRASSVDPEYLSNQQMNQFDSPIKTRKLSLTLSTSSLTKEQELKERVPYVRLDSTIVEADEETTSTRSSDSVSNKAYSSHSKKIKKLLSIDNVEIRNDNNEESETRSTSSKNESETLQSSQTTVDETQAECTDNVTVKNTFAEEQHEKSLSLDVATTINEDSIYSFNSSRRNSAEEEKTEKENESLSNIEKSLIDMCKSTEVLENASINLLDISTQQEKSDKTNQILNSTIDVSLEESTQPAVAPLGVISISSSPMNKSFNKKKTIEKELSTNRHSEKSTEIANKHDDTNLSHPVEATSNSQIDIEKMDTSVEFLKSVATNKTVFSQRDSTKLINEDESCIEIMSTEKNLQEMNNELDETEVVKMDDKGKSMNLMQFSQDDSAESSISVVTADDDNEIKAVEQQNSSQDKNKVSSNDSHSKLDESWLKKLQITPSNKNSNRTNVIQDRVSDSSNSTKKIQENLSEHVTELTPKSSKTVLQNDSESNCSNNVTEDDQLSDAETSKKSKTNTFSEKMDAENEMSEEIVKQNLKRKSTNELKTLNTESDVSQVKINDKKNVEITDNISDVEGINLFQDIPIDKYKEKSNLKTDSMQSTVQSVEVENDNESECNFVLVDKRAWLAAETIKESQEANFYECDSDDTVILKSRLDAAEENTKMNSILEESVIDSTDEEERFKKRRSRTKKRFASEIDQDSLTRTENEDNLITANKSSNESKTALNQSNNRSITNLNKSAEIEEQSHKTSKKLDKEEVENDINKLNRSSLTNKNNTPLRKSLEKRISLNKSLNDLVVQNVSANKSQINNSDAEFNNTDTNVEKKLYKKNQSLKTPQKENADDTTKSEKENISFKDSDKNEKNLSLNRSINRDAKQELMHLDNDESDNSSISIAAMNFESITSSMIVHGRSSSGEDEECDIPSYLFAEANIDSLSISSDDSKEYFVAEGTPKFSDEDDERDVSNYIFTEANSDSHSLNSDVNKEYNLAGVSPKFSDEDVSADECRTSEEELSDSNDDGEDLADFIVHDDDTEDEVDIDTEYDTQDDAENDVKDIHNIKDKNKPKSKNVKEKDKTTYKKQHEDKDNKRTYIDKDSTDIKNKNVDSDDGQEKYSIANVKKDTKKNKFVGTETDSYPSTSKMLNSDLSIKKKKKKNNTVLSHASKITSPSIRKKKKSALQRSSQDESKEDLSTRFVEDACQINEKKKKKNKKRNISQENITDETLAEDAVKLKIPKKKKSVKFTESTIARDNSLENLYQINEKKKQNTSMENIDKALPENAVKEKITKKKKRVKFTQITTGDDNISQVAIQTNKKKKKKQNSSIEDSTATTLSQDVIKPNISKKKKSIKLNQLTITDNENVTRKKQKKRKSDMLQENIDDNVEDAMELQYPKKKKRVKITHLTTESDNILQDAVQINKKKKKKRDPSVEDAVAVTLSQDETEPKIPKKKKSIRLNQLTIADNESHENVTSKKQKKRKSDVFKENINESFEDTMELIQPKKKKRTEFIQSSIVEKNTDKDTYQINERKKKKKQKVRKNIEKVLSEELIELNIPKKKKRTKVEQLAVTGDDTCENENNYESTCQVQEKPKKKKKKITMEGDKNEENTSEKIIRKSKRDLAQQKNKTVKVLKLKSALNKSKAKIKLAKQETSEGIKKMKKDKSTVPVQIPVSKMQPEENILLPKLSPRTTSSASNSEKTKNLDKKAAKVSIPKEAKTEKKSKKKYNQSDDDIENVVYMNVPTKEFKKKSKEITKVSPSTSGLKQLPQDVIDNLSDVPLRAKKRQVLQNKKQLKPSVKIKKTKAIAKDNDNSLKLNTSDCATQFNLINIKDIKKQKMKGAATTASFRERMLNRNDREPISTYLMFRDKKKVG, from the exons ATGTCGCGTTTAAGGAGAGATTCGAAGGAAGATTGTGAGACAAAAG ATTCTGAAAGCGATAGCAATAGTGTCAACAGTACAGCACCAACTTCAGATGTTTTTGACACAAAAAAGCTACGTCCTAGGAAAGTTTCCATTTCATCGGACATGAGCGAGTTAGACGGCGATATGTCTCAAACACCTGGAAAACGAGTAACAAGGCAAAGCACAAGTTCTCTTGTTGGCACACCTACAAGAATTACGCGAGCAACTAG taAACGCCTGAATCGTGCAACTTCTGAGCTCCAATCACCATCACTATCAGGTAGAGTTACACGAAACACAAGAGCCAGCTCTGTTGATCCGGAATATTTATCCAATCAACAAATGAACCAATTTGATTCACCAATTAAAACACGTAAACTTTCATTAACTTTGTCTACAAGTTCTCTAACTAAAGAGCAAGAATTAAAAGAGCGTGTACCTTACGTAAGATTGGATTCTACAATAGTTGAAGCTGATGAAGAAACAACTTCAA caAGAAGTTCGGATTCCGTGTCAAATAAAGCATATTCTTCtcacagtaaaaaaattaaaaaacttctAAGTATAGATAACGTTGAAATTCGAAATGATAATAATG aagaaAGCGAAACTAGATCTACTTCTTCTAAAAATGAAAGTGAAACATTGCAATCATCACAAACAACAGTAGATGAAACGCAAGCCGAATGCACGGATAACGTAAcagtaaaaaatacatttg CTGAGGAACAACATGAAAAATCTCTATCATTAGACGTTGCTACTACAATCAATGAAGATTCCATCTATTCTTTCAACTCAAGCCGTCGAAATTCcgcggaagaagaaaaaacagaaaaagaaaacgaaagcctatcgaatattgaaaaatcattaattgatATGTGTAAATCGACTGAAGTTTTAGAAAACGCGtctataaatttattggaCATTTCTACTCAACAGGAAAAGAGTGATAAaacaaatcaaatattaaatagtacTATCGATGTATCGTTAGAAGAGAGCACACAACCTGCAGTAGCACCACTTGGTGTTATCTCTATATCTTCATCTCCTATgaataaatcatttaataaaaagaaaactatagAAAAGGAATTAAGCACAAATCGTCACTCGGAAAAATCAACAGAAATTGCCAACAAACATGATGATACTAATTTATCACATCCTGTCGAAGCCACCAGTAACTCTCAAATAGATATAGAGAAGATGGATACTTCTGTGGAATTTTTAAAGTCGGTTGCTACaaataaaacagttttttCACAACGTGATAGTACAAAACTAATTAACGAAGATGAATCATGTATTGAAATTATGTCTACTGAAAAGAATTTACAAGAAATGAACAATGAATTAGATGAAACCGAGGTCGTCAAAATGGATGATAAAGGTAAATCTATGAATTTAATGCAGTTTTCACAAGATGATAGTGCAGAAAGTTCTATTTCTGTTGTAACTGCAGATGATGATAACGAAATAAAGGCAGTAGAACAACAAAATTCAAGTCAAGATAAAAACAAGGTTTCATCAAACGATTCACATTCTAAACTTGATGAATCTTGGTTGAAAAAGTTGCAAATTACtccatcaaataaaaattctaatcgAACGAACGTAATTCAAGATCGAGTAAGTGACAGTTCTAATTCTACCAAAAAAATACAGGAAAATTTATCTGAACATGTAACTGAATTAACACCGAAGTCTTCCAAGACTGTCCTGCAAAATGATTCTGAAAGTAATTGCTCAAATAATGTTACCGAAGATGACCAATTATCTGATGCGGAAACATCTAAGAAGAGTAAAACGAATACATTCTCTGAGAAAATGGATGCGGAAAATGAGATGTCAGAAGAGATTGTAAAACAAAACTTGAAGCGAAAATCTACGaatgaattaaaaactttaaacaCGGAAAGTGACGTTTCGCAGGTGAaaataaatgacaaaaaaaatgtagaaattacCGACAATATTTCTGATGTTGaaggtattaatttattccaagACATTCCcattgataaatataaagaaaaaagtaaccTTAAAACTGATTCAATGCAGTCCACAGTCCAATCGGTAGAAGTGGAAAATGACAATGAATCTGAATGCAATTTTGTTTTAGTGGACAAACGAGCATGGTTGGCAGCTGAAACTATAAAAGAGTCGCAAGAAGCAAACTTTTATGAATGTGATTCTGATGACACCGTGATATTGAAAAGCCGATTGGACGCGGCGGAAGAGAATACAAAAATGAACAGTATATTAGAAGAATCTGTGATAGATAGCACAGACGAAGAGGaacgatttaaaaaacgaAGATCAAGaactaaaaaaagatttgcatCTGAAATAGATCAAGATTCTTTAACACGTACAGAAAATGAGGATAATTTAATCACTGCTAATAAATCTTCTAACGAATCTAAAACAGCTTTAAATCAAAGTAATAATCGATCTAttactaatttaaataaatcagcAGAAATAGAAGAACAATCTCataaaacaagtaaaaaattgGATAAAGAAGAAGTTgaaaacgatataaataaattaaatcgaagttctttaacaaataaaaataatacacctTTACGAAAATCgttggaaaaaagaatatcgttaaataaatctttgaaTGATTTAGTTGTGCAAAATGTTTCTGCAAATAAAtctcaaataaataattcagacGCAGAATTTAATAACACAGATACAAAcgttgagaaaaaattatataagaaaaacCAATCCTTAAAAACACCACAAAAGGAAAATGCAGATGATACAACCAAATCTGAAAAAGAGAACATATCATTTAAAGATagcgataaaaatgaaaaaaatttatccttAAACCGTTCTATAAATCGGGACGCAAAGCAAGAACTTATGCATTTAGATAATGATGAAAGCGATAACAGTAGCATAAGTATAGCAGCTATGAATTTCGAATCTATAACATCTTCTATGATAGTACACGGGAGATCGAGTAGCGGCGAAGACGAAGAATGTGATATTCCAAGTTATCTATTTGCAGAAGCAAACATCGATAGCCTTAGCATTAGTTCAGATGATagtaaagaatattttgtGGCTGAAGGGACACCAAAGTTCTCTGATGAAGACGATGAACGTGATgtttcaaattatatatttacagaaGCAAACAGCGATAGCCATAGCCTTAATTCGGAtgttaataaagaatataatctGGCTGGAGTGTCACCAAAGTTTTCTGATGAGGACGTGTCTGCTGATGAATGCAGAACTTCAGAAGAAGAATTATCAGATTCGAATGATGATGGAGAAGATCTTGCAGACTTTATAGTCCATGATGATGATACGGAAGATGAAGTAGACATCGATACAGAATATGATACACAAGATGACGCAGAAAACGATGTAAAAGATATACacaatataaaagataaaaataagccaaaatctaaaaatgtaaaagaaaaagataaaactacATACAAAAAGCAACATGAAGATAAAGACAATAAACGAACGTACATTGATAAAGACTcaacagatataaaaaataaaaatgtagacaGTGACGATGGGCaggaaaaatattctatagCGAACGTAAagaaagatacaaaaaaaaataaatttgttggAACAGAGACCGATTCTTATCCCAGTACGTCCAAGATGCTAAATTCAGATTTgtcaattaagaaaaagaaaaagaaaaataatactgtTTTATCACATGCTTCTAAAATAACTTCGCCATCGATTCGTAAGAAAAAGAAGTCCGCTCTGCAACGATCTTCGCAAGATGAAAGTAAAGAAGATTTGAGTACGAGATTCGTCGAAGATGCGTGTcaaattaatgagaaaaagaaaaagaaaaataaaaagcgaaataTATCGCAAGAAAATATAACGGACGAAACATTGGCTGAAGATGCagtaaaactaaaaattcctaaaaagaaaaaatctgtCAAGTTTACGGAATCAACTATTGCACGAGATAACAGTTTAGAAAACTTATATCAgattaatgagaaaaagaaacaaaatacaTCAATGGAAAATATCGATAAAGCTTTACCTGAAAAtgctgtaaaagaaaaaattactaaaaagaaaaaacgtgtTAAATTTACTCAAATAACTACTGGAGATGATAATATTTCTCAAGTTGCAATTCAGactaataagaaaaaaaagaaaaaacaaaactcgTCGATAGAAGATTCCACCGCCACAACTTTATCTCAAGACGTAATAAAACCGaacatttctaaaaaaaagaaatctattaAACTCAATCAGTTAACTATTACAGATAATGAAAATGTAACGCGtaagaaacaaaagaagaGGAAGTCCGATATGTTGCAAGAAAATATTGATGACAACGTTGAAGATGCGATGGAACTACAATAtcctaaaaagaaaaaacgtgtTAAAATTACTCATTTAACTACTGAGAGTGATAATATTCTTCAAGATGCAGTTCagattaataagaaaaaaaagaaaaagcgagatCCATCGGTGGAAGATGCCGTCGCTGTAACTTTATCTCAAGACGAAACGGAACCAAAAattcctaaaaaaaagaaatctataaGACTTAATCAGTTAACTATTGCAGATAATGAATCCCACGAAAATGTAACGAGtaagaaacaaaagaagaGGAAATCCGATGTgttcaaagaaaatattaatgaaagcTTTGAGGATACAATGGAACTAATACAacctaaaaagaaaaagcgtacCGAATTTATTCAATCATCTATCGTAGAGAAAAATACTGACAAAGATACGTATCAgattaatgaaagaaaaaagaaaaagaaacaaaaagtacgcaaaaatatcgaaaaagttttatctgaagaattaattgaattaaacattcctaaaaagaaaaaacgcaCTAAGGTTGAACAACTAGCTGTTACGGGAGATGACACCTGCGAAAATGAGAATAATTACGAAAGTACTTGTCAAGTTCAGGAGAAaccgaagaagaaaaagaaaaaaattacaatggAAGGAGataaaaacgaagaaaatacatcagaaaaaattattcgcaagAGCAAAAGGGATTTAGCACagcagaaaaataaaactgtaaaggttttaaaattgaaatcagctttaaataaatctaagGCAAAGATAAAACTTGCAAAACAAGAAACGTCAGAAGGTAtcaagaaaatgaaaaaagacaAAAGTACTGTACCAGTGCAGATTCCAGTTTCGAAAATGCAACCTGAGGAAAATATATTGCTTCCTAAACTATCACCAAGAACTACCTCGAGTGCAAGTAATTCCGAAAAGACTAAAAACTTGGATAAAAAAGCTGCGAAAGTTTCTATTCCTAAGGAAgcaaaaacagaaaagaagTCCAAGAAAAAGTACAATCAATCCGATGATGATATCGAGAATGTGGTTTATATGAACGTCCCCACTaaagaatttaagaaaaaatctaAAGAAATAACCAAGGTTTCACCATCGACAAGCGGTCTAAAACAACTTCCACAGGATGTGATCGATAATCTTTCCGATGTACCATTAAGAGCAAAGAAAAGACaagttttgcaaaataaaaaacaattaaagcCATCAGTGAAGATCAAGAAAACGAAGGCAATCGCTAAAGATAACGACAACTCGCTTAAGTTAAATACTTCTGATTGCGCTACACAATTCAATCTAATAAacataaaagatataaagaaacaaaagatgAAAGGAGCTGCCACAACAGCTTCATTCAGAGAACGTATGCTTAATAGAAACGATCGAGAACCAATTTCGACATACCTAatgtttcgcgataaaaagaaagttggTTAA